Proteins encoded within one genomic window of Cucumis sativus cultivar 9930 chromosome 3, Cucumber_9930_V3, whole genome shotgun sequence:
- the LOC101207321 gene encoding ammonium transporter 2, with protein MAAGSPSWLNTGDNSWQITASTLVGLQSMPGLVILYASIVKKKWAVNSAFMALYAFAAVLICWVVVGYRMAFGDQLIPLWGKGIPALSQSYLIGQGNIPESGVNDGRGTPRIQPNVPMASLVYFQFTFAAITVILLGGSVLARMNIKAWMAFVPLWVIFSYTVGAYSVWGGGFLFQWGVIDYSGGYVIHLSSGIAGLTAAYWVGPRIKSDRERFPPNNVLLMLAGAGLLWMGWSGFNGGAPHSANVVASIAVLNTNVSAATSLLVWTILDVFYFGKPSVIGAIQGMMTGLACVTPGAGVVQTWAAIIMGILAGSIPWLSMMVLHKKLSFLQKADDTLGVFHTHAVAGLMGGLLTGLLAEPTLCDLYLPIIGTRGAFYGGSGGVQFLKQLAGSTFIIGWNIVSTTVILLFIRLFMPLRMPDEELMIGDDAVHGEEAYALWGDGEKFDPRRHGNAAANMEEGAGSPYINGARGVIIEL; from the exons ATGGCCGCCGGATCCCCGTCATGGCTCAACACCGGCGACAATTCCTGGCAAATTACAGCCTCCACTCTCGTAGGACTTCAGAGCATGCCTGGACTTGTGATACTCTACGCCAGCATCGTCAAAAAGAAATGGGCTGTTAATTCAGCGTTTATGGCTCTTTACGCCTTCGCCGCCGTTCTAATTTGTTGGGTCGTCGTCGGTTACAGAATGGCCTTCGGCGACCAGTTGATTCCTTTGTGGGGCAAAGGAATTCCAGCTCTGTCCCAAAGTTATCTAATAGGGCAAGGCAATATCCCTGAGAGTGGCGTGAACGATGGAAGAGGAACACCCAGAATTCAACCCAATGTTCCCATGGCTTCACTTGtgtattttcaatttactttTGCCGCGATTACTGTGATTTTACTTGGTGGGTCTGTTCTTGCAAGAATGAACATCAAAGCTTGGATGGCCTTTGTTCCTCTTTGGGTAATTTTCTCATACACCGTCGGCGCATACAGTGTTTGGGGCGGTGGGTTTCTGTTTCAGTGGGGAGTAATTGATTACTCCGGTGGGTATGTAATTCATCTTTCGTCTGGAATTGCTGGGTTAACAGCAGCTTATTGG GTTGGGCCGAGGATAAAAAGTGACAGAGAGAGGTTTCCGCCGAATAACGTGTTGCTTATGTTGGCCGGAGCAGGGCTGTTGTGGATGGGGTGGTCGGGTTTTAACGGGGGAGCACCGCACTCGGCGAACGTGGTGGCGTCGATAGCGGTGCTGAATACGAACGTGAGTGCCGCGACGAGCTTGTTGGTTTGGACCATTTTGGATGTGTTCTACTTTGGGAAGCCATCGGTGATTGGAGCCATTCAGGGTATGATGACTGGCTTGGCTTGCGTTACACCTGGCGCTG GAGTCGTGCAGACGTGGGCGGCTATCATAATGGGAATCCTAGCAGGAAGCATTCCATGGCTATCCATGATGGTCCTTCATAAAAAATTGAGTTTCTTGCAAAAG GCTGATGACACGCTTGGCGTATTTCACACGCACGCAGTGGCAGGATTAATGGGCGGGCTTTTAACTGGGCTTTTAGCGGAGCCCACTCTTTGCGATCTCTACCTACCGATCATCGGCACGCGCGGCGCCTTTTACGGCGGAAGCGGCGGCGTTCAGTTCCTTAAACAACTGGCCGGATCCACCTTCATCATAGGCTGGAACATAGTCTCCACCACCGTAATACTCCTCTTTATTCGCCTCTTTATGCCCTTGAGAATGCCCGATGAGGAACTCATGATCGGCGACGACGCCGTCCACGGCGAGGAGGCTTATGCTCTTTGGGGCGACGGCGAGAAATTCGATCCAAGAAGGCACGGCAATGCGGCAGCCAATATGGAAGAAGGAGCCGGATCGCCTTATATAAATGGTGCTAGAGGAGTGATCATCGAATTGTAA